In a single window of the uncultured Dysgonomonas sp. genome:
- a CDS encoding phospholipase A codes for MNKFIKYILIFLLFPFTLFGQTQDSTAILNKEDNLADLFKRVTIYRSEKEILDAIDKIPPFGIYKDNFFITGIPLNQKITNNTADAMFQISIRHRLTKSILPFGTFAYLTYTQKSFWNIYAESSPFRDTNYNPGVGLAKVILHKNRLLGVAFIQIKHESNGREKEESRSWNYLSLAAKYYINPQFNISGEFWLPYVDGDNNKDLLDYKGLGQINVSLTDARQKWWLEMQLNQRKGFGNINTIASIAFKVSKSSNQYLFLRFQDGYGDSLLDYNKYSMNVRIGMCIKPDFYSIY; via the coding sequence ATGAATAAGTTTATTAAATATATATTAATCTTTTTATTATTCCCATTTACATTATTTGGCCAAACTCAAGATAGTACTGCTATTTTAAATAAAGAAGATAATTTGGCGGATTTATTTAAGCGGGTGACAATATACAGGTCAGAAAAAGAGATATTGGATGCAATAGACAAAATTCCTCCATTCGGAATATATAAAGATAATTTCTTTATTACCGGTATCCCTTTAAACCAAAAAATTACGAATAATACGGCTGATGCGATGTTTCAGATTAGTATAAGACACCGTTTGACTAAAAGTATATTACCATTCGGAACCTTTGCTTATCTTACTTATACCCAGAAATCATTCTGGAATATTTATGCAGAATCCAGTCCTTTCCGTGATACGAATTATAATCCAGGGGTTGGGCTCGCCAAGGTTATACTGCACAAAAACAGATTATTAGGTGTTGCATTTATACAAATTAAGCATGAGTCCAACGGAAGGGAAAAAGAAGAGTCCCGCAGTTGGAATTATCTGAGTCTTGCCGCCAAATATTATATTAATCCCCAGTTCAATATATCGGGAGAGTTTTGGCTTCCGTATGTTGATGGTGATAACAATAAAGATTTATTGGATTATAAAGGGCTGGGGCAAATAAATGTCAGTTTAACAGATGCCAGGCAAAAATGGTGGCTTGAGATGCAATTGAATCAACGCAAAGGGTTTGGGAATATAAACACAATAGCCAGTATAGCTTTTAAGGTTTCCAAGAGTTCCAACCAATATCTGTTCCTCCGTTTTCAGGACGGTTATGGAGATAGCCTTCTGGATTATAATAAATATTCAATGAACGTACGTATCGGTATGTGTATAAAACCCGATTTTTACAGTATATACTAA